The following proteins are co-located in the Mycolicibacterium goodii genome:
- a CDS encoding virulence factor Mce family protein, with amino-acid sequence MSTIFNIRNIQLPKLSRAAVIIGALVVAAALVVGYFGVSTYRKLTNTTVTAYFPQVLALYPGDKVLIMGVRVGAIDSIETAGDKMKVVFHFNNKYKVPENATASILNPSLVASRVIQLSPPYTGGPTLQDGAVLDVDRTQVPIEYDEVRNQVTRLLADLGPTPEQPKGPFGDIIESFADGFAGKGEQLNRTLRGLSDALTALNEGRGDFFAVVKSLALFVNALYRSDQQFVALNNDLAQFTNSFTNTDQELANALQDLNRVLKTTREFLDRNGGVLTHDINNLEQVTTAILQPEPRDGLETGLHAYPNLAANVLNINSPNQGGIIGLPVLPGVTNFSNPLQFICSSIQAGSRLGYQESAELCAQYLAPIMDAIKFNYLPFGMNLASTAMTLPKQIAYSEKRLQPPPGYKDTTVPGIWSRDTLFSHGNHEPGWIVAPGMQGIQVQPGTAAMLTPESLGELLGGPDIVPPPAPPAFGTTRGGNLPGPPNAFDENNPLPPPWYPQPGPPPAPAPGVIPGDPLSAAAPAAPAAPAAPAPAGPPLPAEAGAG; translated from the coding sequence ATGTCAACGATTTTCAACATTCGAAACATCCAGTTGCCCAAGCTCTCCCGGGCAGCTGTGATCATCGGTGCCCTCGTCGTGGCCGCCGCGCTGGTGGTCGGCTACTTCGGGGTGAGCACCTACCGGAAGCTGACCAACACGACGGTCACCGCGTACTTCCCCCAGGTGCTCGCGCTGTATCCCGGCGACAAGGTCCTGATCATGGGTGTCCGCGTCGGCGCGATCGATTCGATCGAGACCGCGGGCGACAAGATGAAAGTGGTCTTCCACTTCAACAACAAATACAAAGTGCCGGAGAACGCGACGGCCTCGATCCTCAACCCGAGCCTGGTCGCCTCACGCGTGATCCAGCTGTCCCCGCCCTACACCGGTGGGCCCACCCTGCAGGACGGCGCGGTGCTCGACGTCGACCGCACGCAGGTCCCGATCGAGTACGACGAAGTGCGCAACCAGGTCACGCGCCTGCTGGCCGACCTGGGACCGACGCCAGAACAACCGAAAGGCCCGTTCGGCGACATCATCGAATCGTTCGCCGACGGATTCGCCGGTAAGGGTGAGCAACTCAACCGCACGCTGCGAGGGCTCTCGGATGCGCTGACCGCGCTCAACGAGGGCCGCGGCGACTTCTTCGCCGTGGTGAAGAGCCTGGCGCTGTTCGTCAACGCGCTGTACCGCAGCGATCAGCAGTTCGTGGCGCTCAACAACGATCTGGCGCAGTTCACCAACTCGTTCACCAACACCGATCAGGAACTCGCCAACGCGTTGCAGGACCTCAACCGGGTGCTCAAGACCACGCGGGAGTTCCTGGACCGCAACGGCGGTGTGCTGACCCACGACATCAACAACTTGGAGCAGGTCACCACGGCGATCCTGCAGCCCGAGCCGCGCGACGGGCTCGAGACGGGTCTGCACGCCTATCCGAACCTCGCGGCGAACGTGCTGAACATCAACTCGCCCAACCAGGGTGGCATCATCGGTCTGCCGGTGCTGCCGGGTGTCACGAACTTCTCGAACCCGCTGCAGTTCATCTGCAGCTCGATACAGGCCGGAAGCCGTTTGGGCTACCAGGAATCCGCGGAGCTGTGCGCGCAGTACCTGGCCCCGATCATGGACGCCATCAAGTTCAACTACCTGCCGTTCGGCATGAACCTGGCGAGCACGGCGATGACGCTGCCCAAGCAGATCGCCTACTCCGAGAAGCGGCTTCAGCCCCCGCCCGGCTACAAGGACACCACGGTGCCCGGTATCTGGTCGCGCGACACGTTGTTCTCGCACGGCAACCACGAGCCGGGATGGATCGTGGCGCCCGGCATGCAGGGCATCCAGGTGCAGCCCGGTACGGCCGCCATGCTGACCCCGGAGTCGCTCGGCGAACTGCTCGGTGGCCCCGACATCGTGCCGCCGCCCGCGCCGCCCGCCTTCGGCACGACGCGTGGCGGTAACCTGCCCGGCCCGCCGAATGCGTTCGACGAGAACAATCCGTTGCCCCCACCGTGGTATCCGCAGCCCGGACCGCCTCCGGCGCCGGCACCCGGTGTGATCCCCGGTGATCCGTTGTCGGCCGCCGCGCCCGCGGCTCCCGCCGCGCCCGCGGCTCCGGCACCCGCCGGGCCGCCGCTGCCCGCCGAAGCAGGAGCAGGCTGA
- a CDS encoding virulence factor Mce family protein — MRLLKGFPKMRNWTRVGRRTAALAAVALVLTSCGQWRGVANVPLPGGPGTESGSMTLYVQMPETLALNANSRVRVRDVFVGRVRKIELINWVPTLTVDVEPGIKLPKNTLAKIGQTSLLGSQHVELNPPENPSPELLRNGDTIPLAQSSAYPTIERTLAGISGILTGGGIPNIEVIQTEVFNILNGRADQIREFLNQLDTFTDELNQQREEITRAIDSTNRLLNIVSQRNDTLDRVLTEFPPLIQHFAETRDLFADAVTALGRLSAAADETLSGSNANLHTNLQNLQRPLKQLGRAAPYLVGALKLLLTVPFNIDNIPKAIRGDYINVSLKLDLTLSSVDNAFLSGTGLSGMLRALEQAWGRDPATMIPDVRFTPNPHDAPGGPLVERGE; from the coding sequence ATGAGGCTGCTGAAGGGTTTCCCGAAGATGCGTAACTGGACCCGCGTCGGTCGCCGGACGGCGGCGCTGGCGGCGGTCGCGTTGGTGCTGACGTCGTGCGGTCAGTGGCGCGGCGTCGCCAACGTCCCGCTGCCCGGCGGGCCTGGCACCGAGTCCGGCAGCATGACGCTGTACGTGCAGATGCCGGAGACGTTGGCGCTCAACGCCAACAGCCGGGTGCGGGTGCGCGACGTGTTCGTCGGCCGCGTGCGCAAGATCGAGTTGATCAACTGGGTGCCGACGCTGACCGTCGACGTGGAACCGGGCATCAAGCTGCCCAAGAACACGCTGGCCAAGATCGGTCAGACCAGCCTGCTGGGTTCGCAGCACGTCGAACTGAACCCGCCGGAGAATCCGTCGCCGGAGCTGCTGCGCAACGGTGACACGATCCCGCTCGCGCAGTCGTCGGCGTATCCGACCATCGAGCGCACGCTGGCAGGCATCTCGGGCATCCTGACCGGAGGCGGCATCCCGAACATCGAGGTCATCCAGACCGAGGTGTTCAACATCCTCAACGGCCGTGCCGATCAGATCCGCGAATTCCTCAACCAGCTCGACACCTTCACCGACGAACTCAACCAGCAGCGCGAGGAGATCACGCGCGCAATCGATTCCACGAACCGGTTGCTCAACATCGTGTCGCAGCGCAACGACACGCTCGACCGCGTGCTCACCGAATTCCCGCCGCTGATCCAGCATTTCGCGGAAACCCGCGATCTGTTCGCCGACGCGGTGACCGCGCTGGGCAGGCTCTCGGCGGCGGCCGACGAGACGCTGTCGGGCAGCAACGCGAACCTGCACACCAACCTGCAGAACCTGCAGCGGCCGCTCAAGCAGCTCGGTCGGGCCGCGCCGTACCTGGTGGGCGCGCTGAAGCTGCTCCTGACGGTGCCGTTCAACATCGACAACATCCCCAAGGCGATCCGCGGCGACTACATCAACGTGTCGCTCAAGCTCGACCTCACGCTCAGCTCGGTCGACAACGCGTTCCTGTCCGGAACGGGTTTGTCGGGCATGCTGCGGGCGCTGGAACAGGCCTGGGGTCGCGACCCGGCGACGATGATCCCGGACGTGCGGTTCACGCCGAACCCGCACGACGCACCGGGCGGCCCGCTGGTCGAAAGGGGGGAGTGA
- a CDS encoding MCE family protein encodes MLLTRFIKMQLVIFLTLTLVALVVLALFYLRLPTWAGLGMYQLKADLPSSGGLYATANVTYRGTTIGKVTSVEPIETGARVEMDIYDRYKIPSDATANVHSVSAVGEQYIDLTSDSGGGTFFKPGDTITKGTVPSEVGPALDAAERGLAVLPKEKIGTLLDEAATAFGGLGPSLQRLVDSTQAIAGDFRANLDPVNDIIENSGPIIDSQVNSGDAISRWAANLNTLAAQSAQNDAALRSGLQQAAPTADQLNAVFSDVRESLPQTLANLEIVIDMLKRYNKNVEQVLVALPQGAAVAQTGTIFAPEGLLHFGLGINAPPPCLTGFLPASQWRSPADTRTEPLPSGLYCKIPKDAPNAVRGARNYPCADVPGKRAATPRECRSNEPYTPLGTNPWYGDPDQIRNCPAPAARCDQPVDPGRVIPAPSINNGLNPLPASQLPPPEVSSGPSSDPLTAPRGGTVTCSGQQPNPCIYTPAAGTTATYNPASGEVVGPGGVKYSVTNSNTPGDDGWKEMLAPAS; translated from the coding sequence ATGCTGCTGACTCGCTTCATCAAGATGCAGCTCGTCATCTTCCTCACGCTGACGCTGGTGGCGCTGGTGGTGTTGGCGCTGTTCTATCTGCGGTTGCCCACCTGGGCCGGCCTGGGCATGTACCAGCTCAAGGCCGATCTGCCCAGCTCAGGCGGCCTGTACGCGACCGCCAACGTCACCTATCGGGGCACCACGATCGGCAAGGTGACCTCGGTGGAGCCCATCGAGACCGGCGCGCGGGTCGAGATGGACATCTACGACCGCTACAAGATCCCGTCCGACGCGACCGCCAATGTGCACTCGGTGTCGGCGGTGGGTGAGCAGTACATCGATCTCACCTCGGACAGTGGCGGCGGCACGTTCTTCAAGCCCGGCGACACCATCACCAAGGGGACGGTGCCCTCCGAGGTGGGTCCCGCGCTCGACGCCGCGGAGCGGGGTCTGGCGGTGCTGCCGAAGGAGAAGATCGGCACGCTGCTCGACGAGGCGGCGACCGCGTTCGGCGGCCTTGGGCCGTCGCTGCAGCGGCTCGTCGACTCGACGCAGGCCATCGCGGGTGACTTCCGGGCCAACCTCGATCCGGTCAACGACATCATCGAGAACTCCGGGCCGATCATCGACAGCCAGGTGAACTCGGGTGACGCGATCTCGCGGTGGGCGGCCAATCTCAACACCCTGGCCGCCCAGAGCGCCCAGAACGACGCGGCGCTGCGCAGCGGTCTGCAGCAGGCCGCGCCGACGGCCGATCAGCTGAACGCGGTGTTCAGCGATGTCCGGGAGTCGTTGCCGCAGACGTTGGCGAACCTGGAGATCGTCATCGACATGCTCAAGCGCTACAACAAGAACGTCGAGCAGGTTCTGGTGGCGCTGCCGCAGGGTGCCGCGGTGGCCCAGACCGGCACGATTTTTGCGCCGGAAGGTCTGCTGCACTTCGGTCTGGGCATCAACGCCCCGCCGCCGTGCCTGACGGGCTTCCTGCCCGCCTCACAGTGGCGGTCGCCTGCCGATACCCGCACCGAGCCGCTGCCGTCGGGCCTGTACTGCAAGATCCCCAAGGACGCACCGAACGCGGTTCGCGGTGCCCGTAACTATCCGTGCGCCGACGTGCCGGGCAAGCGGGCCGCCACGCCGCGCGAATGCCGCAGCAATGAACCGTACACACCGCTCGGTACCAACCCGTGGTACGGCGACCCGGACCAGATCCGCAACTGCCCGGCTCCCGCCGCGCGTTGTGACCAGCCGGTCGATCCGGGGCGGGTGATCCCGGCCCCGTCGATCAACAACGGGCTCAACCCGTTGCCCGCGAGCCAGCTGCCGCCGCCCGAGGTGAGCTCGGGACCGAGCAGTGATCCGTTGACCGCACCGCGCGGCGGCACGGTGACGTGTAGTGGACAGCAACCCAACCCTTGCATCTACACTCCGGCTGCGGGCACGACCGCGACCTACAACCCGGCCAGCGGTGAGGTGGTCGGCCCAGGCGGTGTGAAGTACTCCGTCACCAACTCGAATACCCCAGGAGATGACGGATGGAAGGAGATGCTGGCGCCAGCCAGCTGA
- a CDS encoding RDD family protein, with protein MSSVLDTPAAAETAVVDQPPPASWRARAAAFAIDMLPGLGIVITLALLAWAAPLLGWAWWVYTVAAVVVVGAVLVNRVLLPTSTGWTLGRAVVGIRVVRPVGADVGLVRLLLRDLAHLLDTLAVFVGWLWPLWDARNRTFADLLTRTEVHRVPPPEGDARRRAGKVMLAAVAVCAVAVAFGYFAVFRPQEAVHEAGEQIANEGPRIVEQMLSYGVDSFNEDLDKAQTLVTDRYRPELVKQQDVARKAGPTTNEYWAVTSAVLSATKTDASMLLALQGQRGTNPQELKFLTATVRVEFRKAGDTWQVDNLTVLKKPNLNGAGQ; from the coding sequence GTGAGTTCTGTGCTCGACACCCCGGCTGCGGCCGAAACCGCTGTGGTGGACCAGCCGCCACCGGCGTCGTGGCGGGCGCGGGCGGCCGCGTTCGCGATCGACATGCTTCCCGGCCTTGGCATCGTCATCACGCTGGCCCTGCTGGCGTGGGCGGCGCCGCTTCTGGGCTGGGCGTGGTGGGTGTACACCGTGGCGGCCGTGGTCGTGGTGGGCGCGGTGTTGGTCAACCGTGTGCTGTTGCCCACCAGCACAGGCTGGACGCTGGGCCGCGCCGTTGTCGGCATCCGCGTCGTGCGTCCCGTCGGTGCCGACGTCGGCCTGGTTCGTCTGTTGCTGCGCGACCTGGCCCACCTGCTCGACACCCTTGCGGTGTTCGTCGGCTGGTTGTGGCCGTTGTGGGACGCACGCAACCGGACCTTCGCCGACCTGCTGACCCGTACCGAGGTGCACCGGGTGCCCCCGCCCGAGGGCGACGCGCGGCGACGCGCAGGCAAGGTGATGCTCGCGGCGGTGGCGGTGTGCGCCGTCGCCGTGGCGTTCGGATATTTCGCGGTCTTCCGCCCGCAGGAGGCCGTGCACGAGGCCGGCGAACAGATCGCCAACGAGGGTCCACGCATCGTCGAACAGATGCTGAGCTACGGCGTCGACTCGTTCAATGAGGATCTGGACAAGGCCCAGACGCTGGTCACCGACAGGTACCGTCCCGAGTTGGTCAAGCAGCAGGACGTCGCCCGCAAGGCCGGCCCGACCACCAACGAGTACTGGGCCGTCACCAGCGCGGTGCTGTCCGCGACCAAGACCGACGCCTCGATGCTGTTGGCCCTGCAGGGGCAGCGCGGCACCAATCCGCAGGAGCTGAAGTTCCTCACCGCGACCGTGCGAGTGGAGTTCCGCAAGGCCGGTGACACCTGGCAGGTCGACAACCTCACGGTGCTCAAGAAGCCGAACCTCAACGGTGCGGGGCAATGA
- a CDS encoding mammalian cell entry protein: protein MSPRRKIDAAERDYFAVEVKPPPRWGLPLVAVVSALLIAAAIAGSTLMLLRHETDRRTEIKNAAALSYVREFMTMYTTLDPFHANEYTDRILTQATGDFHRMFKEKQNEINIQVARAEPTAGTVLEAGVQRWNDNGSADVLVATKTTTRMPDGKTIESGSRWVATTILEGQQWKISQLIQVI from the coding sequence ATGAGCCCGCGGCGCAAGATCGATGCGGCCGAACGCGATTACTTCGCGGTCGAGGTCAAGCCGCCGCCGCGGTGGGGGCTGCCGCTGGTCGCGGTCGTGTCGGCGTTGTTGATCGCGGCGGCCATCGCGGGCAGCACGTTGATGTTGTTGCGGCACGAGACCGACCGCCGCACCGAGATCAAGAACGCCGCGGCGCTGAGCTATGTGCGCGAGTTCATGACCATGTACACGACGCTGGATCCGTTCCACGCCAACGAATACACCGACCGCATCCTCACGCAGGCGACCGGCGATTTCCACAGGATGTTCAAGGAGAAGCAGAACGAGATCAACATCCAGGTCGCCCGCGCCGAGCCCACCGCGGGCACCGTGCTGGAGGCCGGGGTGCAGCGGTGGAACGACAACGGCAGCGCCGATGTGCTCGTCGCCACCAAGACCACCACAAGGATGCCCGACGGTAAGACGATCGAAAGTGGAAGTCGTTGGGTGGCAACGACCATCCTGGAAGGACAGCAGTGGAAGATCAGCCAACTGATTCAGGTGATCTGA
- a CDS encoding mammalian cell entry protein: MEDQPTDSGDLTTGTPARRRRWGFPLRRRQTEPAEPSECTGEGGEPAPEASETKPRPVGKRQRTALSGTTAEKTAATEESAEPEVAADEETAANTDEAEPTDESGPADEAQPTQNIVFVPFRPAGKASTYAAVAAATLFVAAGAFAGATVWPYLSDRALVDTKVQVAQTSADAITTLWTYTPDNIDTLPDRASRYLSNDFADQYRKFIDSIVPSNKQAQITNNTQVVGTAVESINANEATAIVYTNSVSTSPVTKNVPSLRYLSYRLTLVRSDGDWRITQMPALTQLDLSPQL, from the coding sequence GTGGAAGATCAGCCAACTGATTCAGGTGATCTGACCACCGGCACGCCGGCCAGACGTCGTCGTTGGGGATTCCCGCTCCGGCGACGCCAGACCGAACCGGCCGAGCCGTCAGAGTGCACAGGTGAGGGCGGCGAACCGGCGCCCGAAGCTTCCGAGACCAAGCCGCGCCCGGTGGGTAAGCGCCAGCGGACTGCGCTGTCCGGAACGACTGCCGAAAAGACCGCCGCCACGGAAGAATCCGCGGAGCCGGAAGTGGCTGCGGACGAAGAGACCGCGGCGAACACCGACGAAGCCGAACCCACCGATGAGTCCGGACCGGCTGACGAGGCCCAGCCGACGCAGAACATCGTCTTCGTGCCGTTCCGCCCCGCGGGCAAGGCGTCGACGTACGCAGCGGTCGCCGCGGCGACGTTGTTCGTCGCCGCGGGTGCGTTCGCCGGTGCGACGGTGTGGCCGTATTTGTCGGACCGTGCTCTGGTGGACACCAAGGTGCAAGTGGCGCAGACGTCTGCCGATGCGATCACCACGCTGTGGACCTACACGCCCGACAACATCGACACGCTGCCGGACCGCGCGTCGCGCTACCTGTCGAACGATTTCGCCGACCAGTACCGCAAGTTCATCGACTCGATCGTGCCGTCCAACAAGCAGGCGCAGATCACCAACAACACGCAGGTGGTCGGCACCGCGGTCGAGAGCATCAACGCCAACGAGGCGACAGCCATCGTCTACACCAACTCGGTGTCGACCAGCCCGGTGACCAAGAATGTGCCGTCGCTGCGGTATCTGTCGTATCGCCTGACTTTGGTTCGCAGTGACGGGGATTGGCGGATCACCCAGATGCCGGCCTTGACGCAGTTGGACCTCTCCCCGCAGCTGTAG
- a CDS encoding YoaK family protein has product MAIASPVSERLTVTALLLLTVATGLVDAISVLVLGHVFVANMTGNVIFLGFWFVPHSGVDLTAAVVAFPGFILGTVIGGRLARHLDGRVRTWLTSALGVEVVLLTVLSILAGTGVLDYRDNSKLILIAGLAITFGIQNATARQFGIQELSTTVLTSTIVGLGFDSRLAGGTGEREKLRYAVVATMCGGAVIGATLSRFTVAPVIALAAVVIAISACIFRFGR; this is encoded by the coding sequence ATGGCCATCGCGTCGCCGGTCTCGGAGCGGCTCACCGTCACTGCGCTCCTGCTGTTGACGGTCGCCACGGGGCTCGTCGACGCGATCAGTGTCCTGGTGCTCGGGCATGTGTTCGTCGCCAACATGACGGGCAACGTGATCTTCCTCGGCTTCTGGTTCGTACCGCATTCCGGGGTCGATCTCACCGCTGCCGTGGTTGCGTTTCCGGGGTTCATCCTTGGAACGGTGATCGGCGGTCGCCTGGCCCGGCATCTGGACGGCCGGGTCCGCACCTGGCTCACCTCTGCGCTGGGTGTGGAAGTCGTTCTGCTGACGGTGCTTTCGATTCTGGCCGGCACCGGTGTGCTGGACTATCGGGACAACAGCAAGCTGATTCTGATCGCGGGTCTGGCCATCACGTTCGGTATCCAGAACGCGACGGCGCGTCAGTTCGGGATCCAGGAGTTGAGCACCACGGTGCTGACTTCGACGATCGTCGGTTTGGGATTCGACAGCCGACTGGCCGGCGGGACGGGTGAGCGTGAGAAGTTGCGCTACGCCGTCGTCGCCACCATGTGCGGCGGCGCGGTGATCGGTGCGACGCTGTCGAGATTCACGGTGGCACCGGTGATTGCGCTGGCGGCGGTGGTGATCGCGATCAGCGCGTGCATCTTCAGGTTCGGCCGCTAG
- a CDS encoding HNH endonuclease signature motif containing protein → MYDRSLVEIAEFAALSDAALEDQARGWAQAEAAASARKHAAMAELFTRATDTPTADERRWWFVDPDAAVGAQLGAAQGITAWAALHQAQRGVALRDRLPRVNEVFAAGLVSELIVRNICWSTALMLDPDKLVVIDAELAAQITGWGRLTLKEIDNTIDDLILKHDPGSFRRGRASRRGRYFDIGSPGDAPGVLSVNGRLQAHLGAALDARINDLVEGVCPQDPRTINQLRHDAIGAILDNTTLACECDDPDCARGRQQSPRGHLMVHVIATQDTVTAAQHATTGNAAPTPDAEPAAEPAGEPAGAETDCDAEPLTVTEFTETSSETPPAFIAPQEEPLDRVAPAVMFGGGVLPAYALAEIINAATIRPVIHPGDAAPEDRYIPSQALADFVRCRDLTCRFPGCDKPADRCDIDHTVPYPHGPTHASNLKCLCRFHHLLKTFWIGPRGWSDRQQPDGTIVWTSPSGREYTTVPASSRRLSITELAKPTGELNLPTTPVPTADPDLRGLKMPKRRRTRAQNLARTIVAERKLNDDLVAEHNKPPPF, encoded by the coding sequence ATGTACGACAGGTCGCTGGTGGAGATTGCGGAGTTCGCCGCGCTCTCCGACGCTGCCCTGGAAGACCAGGCCCGCGGCTGGGCCCAGGCCGAAGCCGCGGCCTCGGCACGCAAGCATGCCGCGATGGCGGAGCTGTTCACCCGTGCCACCGACACCCCGACCGCCGATGAGCGCCGGTGGTGGTTTGTCGATCCCGACGCCGCCGTCGGCGCACAACTGGGTGCCGCCCAGGGCATCACCGCCTGGGCCGCGCTGCACCAGGCCCAACGCGGGGTCGCGCTGCGTGACCGGCTGCCGCGGGTCAACGAGGTGTTCGCCGCCGGGCTGGTCAGCGAGCTGATCGTGCGCAACATCTGCTGGAGCACCGCGCTGATGCTCGACCCGGACAAACTTGTCGTCATCGACGCCGAGCTGGCCGCCCAGATCACCGGCTGGGGCCGGCTGACCCTCAAAGAGATTGACAACACCATCGACGATCTGATCCTCAAACACGACCCGGGGTCCTTCCGCCGCGGCCGCGCCTCGCGACGCGGTCGCTACTTCGACATCGGCTCCCCGGGGGATGCCCCCGGGGTGCTGTCGGTCAACGGCCGGCTGCAGGCCCACCTCGGCGCCGCGCTCGACGCCCGGATCAACGACCTGGTCGAGGGGGTGTGCCCGCAAGATCCGCGCACGATCAATCAGTTGCGTCACGACGCCATCGGCGCCATCCTCGACAACACCACCCTGGCGTGTGAGTGCGACGACCCGGACTGCGCCCGCGGCCGCCAACAATCCCCCCGCGGGCATCTGATGGTGCACGTCATCGCCACCCAAGACACCGTCACCGCCGCCCAACACGCCACCACCGGCAACGCCGCGCCCACCCCCGACGCCGAACCCGCCGCCGAACCCGCCGGCGAACCCGCCGGCGCCGAAACCGATTGCGACGCTGAACCCCTCACCGTCACCGAGTTCACCGAAACCAGCAGCGAGACACCGCCGGCGTTTATCGCCCCGCAGGAGGAGCCGCTGGATCGGGTGGCACCGGCGGTCATGTTCGGCGGCGGGGTGCTGCCGGCGTACGCGCTGGCCGAGATCATCAACGCTGCAACCATCCGGCCGGTGATCCACCCCGGTGACGCCGCACCCGAAGACCGCTACATCCCCTCCCAGGCACTGGCGGACTTCGTGCGCTGCCGCGACCTGACGTGCCGGTTCCCCGGATGTGACAAACCCGCCGACCGCTGCGACATCGACCACACCGTGCCCTACCCACATGGGCCGACGCATGCCTCAAACCTGAAGTGTCTGTGTCGTTTTCATCATCTTCTGAAAACGTTCTGGATCGGCCCGCGCGGCTGGTCGGACCGACAACAACCAGACGGCACCATTGTGTGGACCTCGCCTTCGGGGCGGGAGTACACCACCGTGCCCGCAAGCAGCCGGCGTCTGTCGATCACCGAATTGGCCAAACCCACCGGGGAGCTGAACCTACCCACCACCCCGGTCCCCACCGCCGACCCCGACCTGCGCGGGCTGAAGATGCCCAAACGGCGCCGCACCCGCGCCCAGAACCTCGCCCGCACCATCGTCGCCGAACGCAAACTCAACGACGACCTCGTCGCCGAACACAACAAACCACCACCCTTCTAG
- a CDS encoding MOSC domain-containing protein, whose product MTDQPLHVHSLHRYPIKSVLGESVTSFEIGVEGVDRDRHLAFLDQETGRVASAKQARLWRNLLKCRARIDDDGRVQVRLPDGTESSPADDDFDDVFSKLLARPVRLATSRPEGATLERADPEQVLTAGLDAEVDAPLLEIAEATPGDSFVDLAPLHVITTATLERIGTEAARYRPNVVIATPPGYPPYSENDWTGREFTIGGVRVKAMGPTPRCVIPTLEHGDLDRAQHALRTPAAENRVESFGLGELPCAGAYLEVLNEGTIRVGDAFGPA is encoded by the coding sequence ATGACCGACCAGCCTTTACACGTGCACAGCTTGCACCGCTATCCCATCAAATCGGTGCTCGGTGAATCGGTCACCTCGTTCGAGATCGGTGTGGAGGGCGTCGACCGTGACCGGCACCTTGCGTTCCTCGATCAGGAGACCGGACGGGTCGCCAGCGCCAAGCAGGCGCGGCTGTGGCGCAACCTGCTGAAGTGCCGGGCGCGTATCGACGACGACGGGCGCGTACAGGTGCGGCTGCCCGACGGCACCGAGTCCTCACCTGCGGATGACGACTTCGACGACGTGTTCTCCAAGCTGCTCGCACGTCCCGTGCGCCTGGCCACCAGCCGCCCCGAGGGCGCGACCCTGGAACGCGCCGATCCCGAACAGGTGCTCACGGCCGGACTCGACGCCGAGGTGGACGCTCCGCTGCTCGAGATCGCCGAGGCGACGCCCGGGGATTCGTTCGTCGACCTCGCGCCGCTACACGTGATCACCACGGCGACGTTGGAACGCATCGGCACCGAGGCTGCGCGTTACCGGCCCAATGTTGTCATCGCGACCCCGCCAGGTTACCCACCCTATTCCGAAAACGACTGGACCGGGCGGGAATTCACGATCGGCGGGGTGCGCGTGAAGGCCATGGGTCCGACGCCGCGGTGCGTGATCCCCACCCTCGAGCACGGCGATCTCGATCGCGCACAGCACGCGCTGCGCACGCCGGCCGCCGAGAACCGCGTCGAGTCTTTTGGCCTGGGCGAGTTGCCGTGCGCCGGAGCGTATCTCGAGGTCCTCAACGAGGGCACGATCCGCGTCGGCGACGCGTTCGGCCCGGCTTAG